The following proteins are encoded in a genomic region of Desulfosoma sp.:
- a CDS encoding prepilin-type N-terminal cleavage/methylation domain-containing protein, whose protein sequence is MRVLGKAPRDFAQKGAKHDFQAAVGFTLVEVLVAMVLTAMVITLLATALRSGLLSWSKLGPESQADIFAHAVPVSLGRYLEYTPTEATPWKGEQGQLFPLCGDRHGIAFYSTYGPSGSNRQGLRLIGYLYDPSRRILEVYDLELYEKEDQATDWVVLAETLLNGRQDLGPPMSRYGDVTAFEVAYAELSPSDASGRELQWKDQWPCKEVQELPRQVRVVFGVRTGSAEKVNTWVFPTRIQ, encoded by the coding sequence TTGCGAGTTCTCGGAAAAGCTCCCAGGGATTTTGCGCAAAAAGGTGCGAAACATGACTTCCAGGCGGCTGTCGGGTTCACTCTCGTGGAAGTGCTGGTGGCCATGGTCTTAACGGCCATGGTGATCACACTGCTCGCTACGGCTCTACGGTCCGGGCTTTTGTCATGGAGTAAACTGGGTCCGGAAAGTCAAGCGGACATCTTTGCTCATGCGGTGCCGGTTTCCTTGGGCCGGTATCTCGAATACACCCCCACGGAAGCCACCCCGTGGAAAGGTGAGCAAGGTCAACTGTTTCCACTGTGCGGTGACAGGCACGGAATCGCTTTCTACAGCACCTATGGTCCTTCCGGGTCGAATCGGCAAGGCCTTCGCCTTATCGGCTACCTTTACGATCCTTCCCGAAGAATCCTTGAAGTCTACGATTTGGAGCTCTACGAAAAAGAGGACCAGGCGACGGATTGGGTGGTCCTGGCTGAAACACTGTTGAACGGAAGACAAGACCTGGGGCCGCCGATGAGTCGTTACGGGGATGTCACAGCCTTTGAGGTGGCCTATGCGGAGCTTAGTCCTTCCGATGCATCGGGGCGGGAGCTTCAATGGAAGGATCAATGGCCGTGCAAAGAGGTTCAGGAACTTCCTCGACAAGTGCGCGTGGTTTTCGGAGTGAGGACCGGATCGGCGGAGAAGGTGAACACATGGGTTTTTCCTACAAGAATTCAGTAG
- a CDS encoding GspMb/PilO family protein has product MMHVLGRRTRRWLGIAVLAAVLWVVWYLVECAPKMEAASSVEASVELETAKHEKLRKQISKIRQDLSHQAQLAEELGRVEQLLLEAKSLDDAASRMQQRLQEAFEKTGIQVQSYNVLAPGAWEEIPMAQVEFRLRADASALASLLKVLEDDEKLVRVESLTVAYRPAKDFPLTVTLRVGTLFVDTKSLKTVLNQGSKK; this is encoded by the coding sequence ATGATGCATGTTTTGGGACGCAGAACACGGCGCTGGTTAGGGATCGCGGTGTTGGCCGCCGTGCTGTGGGTCGTGTGGTACCTTGTGGAGTGTGCTCCGAAAATGGAAGCGGCCTCTTCGGTCGAAGCGTCCGTGGAGCTGGAAACAGCCAAGCATGAAAAGTTACGGAAACAAATCTCCAAGATTCGACAGGATCTTTCCCATCAGGCCCAGCTGGCTGAAGAATTGGGTCGTGTGGAGCAGTTGCTCCTGGAGGCCAAGAGTCTGGACGATGCGGCGTCCAGAATGCAACAGAGGCTTCAAGAAGCCTTTGAAAAAACAGGCATTCAAGTGCAGTCCTACAATGTGTTGGCGCCAGGCGCTTGGGAAGAGATTCCCATGGCTCAAGTGGAATTTCGGTTACGGGCCGACGCTTCGGCCCTGGCAAGCCTGCTCAAGGTTTTGGAAGACGATGAAAAACTGGTCCGTGTGGAATCCCTGACCGTGGCGTATCGACCAGCCAAGGACTTTCCGCTTACTGTAACGCTGCGCGTGGGCACCTTGTTTGTGGATACCAAAAGCTTAAAGACCGTGCTGAATCAGGGATCGAAAAAATAG